A region of Brevundimonas sp. NIBR10 DNA encodes the following proteins:
- a CDS encoding FeoA family protein produces the protein MNNVIKLSEARVGQRGVITEVGTHCHHQAEDVELERRLLELGFVEGAQVELIHEGLFGRDPIAIKVDDMRVALRRREAASLTVDFGADAAAEAAE, from the coding sequence ATGAATAACGTCATCAAGCTGAGCGAGGCCCGCGTAGGCCAGCGCGGCGTCATCACCGAAGTCGGCACACACTGTCACCATCAGGCCGAGGACGTCGAGCTGGAGCGGCGGCTGCTGGAACTCGGCTTTGTCGAGGGTGCGCAGGTCGAGCTGATCCATGAGGGCCTGTTCGGGCGCGATCCGATCGCAATCAAGGTCGATGACATGCGGGTGGCCCTCAGGCGCCGTGAGGCCGCCAGCCTGACCGTTGACTTTGGCGCAGACGCCGCCGCGGAAGCCGCCGAATAA
- a CDS encoding cytochrome c family protein — MMQKLALSIAALGLLTACGSGETSAPASAPADTPVATVPALTDAEKATLLAALPAPYAQADLDNGRAVFARCRSCHTLVPGGSNMTGPNLNGVIGRVAGTHAGFNYSPALKSAGFTWDGDKIEHWLENPRTFLAGNKMSFPGLPDATDRRDVVAYISVEGAPR; from the coding sequence ATGATGCAGAAACTGGCCCTGTCGATCGCGGCCCTCGGCTTGCTGACAGCCTGTGGCTCTGGCGAGACTTCTGCTCCTGCGTCGGCACCGGCCGACACGCCCGTGGCCACGGTCCCGGCCCTGACCGACGCCGAGAAGGCGACCCTGCTCGCCGCCCTGCCTGCTCCCTATGCCCAGGCCGATCTGGACAACGGCCGGGCCGTATTTGCTCGCTGCCGCTCCTGCCACACCCTCGTTCCGGGCGGATCAAACATGACCGGACCCAATCTGAACGGGGTCATCGGTCGCGTGGCCGGAACCCACGCCGGCTTCAACTATTCGCCGGCCCTGAAGTCGGCAGGCTTCACCTGGGACGGTGACAAGATCGAGCACTGGCTCGAGAACCCGCGCACCTTCCTGGCCGGTAACAAGATGAGCTTCCCCGGCTTGCCGGATGCCACCGATCGCCGCGATGTCGTGGCGTACATCAGCGTCGAGGGAGCGCCGCGCTGA